One Acidobacteriota bacterium DNA window includes the following coding sequences:
- the acpP gene encoding acyl carrier protein — protein sequence MSVEERVKEIIVEQLGVDAGQVKEDAKFVEDLGADSLDTVELVMALEEEFSLEIPDEDAEKITSVGDAIKYINQATSKTT from the coding sequence ATGTCAGTTGAAGAGCGTGTCAAAGAGATCATTGTAGAGCAACTTGGTGTGGACGCCGGCCAGGTCAAGGAAGACGCCAAATTCGTTGAGGACCTTGGCGCTGATTCGCTTGACACGGTAGAATTGGTAATGGCCCTGGAGGAGGAATTCTCCCTGGAGATTCCGGACGAAGACGCAGAGAAAATCACATCCGTCGGTGACGCTATCAAGTACATCAATCAAGCTACATCCAAGACTACCTAA
- the fabG gene encoding 3-oxoacyl-[acyl-carrier-protein] reductase, which translates to MGTFQDKVVVVTGSARGIGRRIAERFAEAGARVVISDLDQDQVDSVAAGLGGRAVGVTVDVASAGTVADLFERTLREFGRVDIVVNNAGITRDNLIVRMDEKDWDAVLDINLKGAFLVTKAAGKIMMKQRSGRIVNISSVIGFSGNVGQANYSASKAGLIGLTRSAAKELAPRGITVNAVAPGFIETEMTKSLPESARQAFLSRALVSRAGVPDDVASAVLFLASDDASYVTGQVLTVDGGLTV; encoded by the coding sequence ATGGGGACTTTTCAGGATAAGGTCGTTGTCGTCACGGGATCCGCGCGTGGGATAGGCCGGCGGATCGCCGAGCGGTTTGCCGAAGCGGGGGCCAGGGTCGTAATCAGCGACCTTGACCAGGACCAGGTTGACAGCGTAGCGGCCGGGCTGGGCGGCCGCGCGGTGGGCGTCACGGTGGACGTGGCCAGCGCCGGGACCGTGGCCGACCTGTTCGAGCGGACCCTGCGCGAGTTCGGGCGGGTGGACATAGTCGTCAATAACGCCGGGATCACGCGCGACAACCTGATAGTCCGTATGGACGAAAAAGACTGGGACGCGGTGCTTGACATCAATCTGAAGGGAGCCTTTCTTGTCACCAAGGCAGCCGGGAAGATAATGATGAAACAACGCTCCGGGCGTATTGTTAATATAAGTTCCGTAATAGGTTTCAGCGGCAATGTGGGGCAGGCCAATTATTCGGCGTCCAAAGCCGGGTTGATCGGCCTGACCAGATCGGCTGCCAAGGAACTGGCCCCTCGCGGAATCACCGTCAACGCCGTGGCTCCGGGTTTTATTGAGACCGAGATGACCAAGAGTCTTCCGGAGTCAGCCCGGCAGGCGTTTCTCAGCAGGGCGCTGGTCAGTCGTGCCGGGGTGCCGGACGACGTTGCGTCCGCGGTGCTGTTTCTCGCGTCCGATGACGCTTCGTACGTCACCGGCCAGGTTCTGACGGTGGACGGCGGCCTTACGGTGTAA